The following proteins come from a genomic window of Bradysia coprophila strain Holo2 unplaced genomic scaffold, BU_Bcop_v1 contig_138, whole genome shotgun sequence:
- the LOC119073243 gene encoding cyclin-dependent kinase 2, which translates to MSELVNFQKIEKIGQGTYGIVYKATDVKTKKFVALKKIRLESETEGVPSTAIREISLLKDLNHHSIVQLFDVVIANASLYMVFEYLDMDLKKLLEKGKHCFTPALVKSYMYQLLDAIAYCHVHRILHRDLKPQNLLIDSEGHIKLADFGLARSFNMPVNSLTHEVVTLWYRAPEVLLGTKFYATGVDIWSLGCIFAEMILRKPLFAGDSEIDQLFRIFRVMGTVTTENWPGCVHLLDYKTSFPKWDPAPLPPAIVQHKADDLFMKLMIYDPNRRISAKNAMLDPYFDDVALVSNIDLPLDSTVNGSFNVHSD; encoded by the exons ATGTCGGAACTggtgaattttcaaaaaatcgaaaaaatcggACAAGGAACGTATGGGATTGTTTACAAGGCCACagatgtaaaaacaaaaaaatttgttgcacTGAAAAAGATCCGACTGGAAAG CGAAACTGAAGGGGTCCCGTCCACAGCAATCCgtgaaatttcactgcttAAGGATCTGAATCATCATTCGAttgtgcaattatttgatgTCGTAATCGCTAACGCCAGTTTGTACATGGTATTCGAGTACTTAGACATGGACCTGAAGAAACTGTTGGAAAAGGGAAAACATTGTTTCACCCCTGCTTTGGTGAAG AGCTACATGTATCAATTATTGGACGCAATTGCGTATTGTCATGTTCATCGCATTTTGCATCGAGACTTAAAACCACAAAATCT GTTAATTGACTCCGAAGGCCACATAAAATTAGCAGACTTTGGTTTAGCTCGATCATTTAATATGCCAGTCAACTCTTTGACGCACGAAGTAGTAACGTTATGGTATCGTGCACCGGAAGTTCTGCTAGGCACTAAATTCTACGCAACTGGTGTTGATATCTGGAGTCTTGGATGCATTTTTGCTGAAATG ATTCTTCGAAAGCCTTTGTTCGCTGGAGACAGCGAGATTGATCAACTCTTTCGCATATTTCGGGTAATGGGTACAGTTACTACGGAAAATTGGCCCGGATGTGTACATCTTCTTGACTACAAGACTTCCTTTCCGAAATGGGATCCAGCGCCATTACCGCCGGCAATTGTGCAACATAAGGCTGACGACTTGTTTATG AAATTGATGATCTATGATCCGAACCGCAGAATTTCGGCCAAGAATGCAATGCTAGATCCATACTTTGACGATGTAGCTCTAGTATCAAATATTGACTTACCTTTAGACTCGACTGTAAATGGTTCATTTAATGTCCATTCggattaa